The following are encoded together in the Labrus mixtus chromosome 2, fLabMix1.1, whole genome shotgun sequence genome:
- the si:dkey-9i23.16 gene encoding uncharacterized protein si:dkey-9i23.16 has translation MSSEGAEPAGELKLHRLTTWFDPETAAVVTILLGLFQVLLSVPLGYASIQAPLLFILPLVLGIFIVAGGSFTVANERNPSRLLLRGCACSNLVGLLGATLAFCLYCYRLSKIQITEPCPPIIHDMDYYRSARKCPGEVLAAHCWCLILLLLLYTTGAVLMLILLSVSALRALKKD, from the exons ATGTCCTCTGAGGGGGCAGAGCCAGCAGGTGAACTCAAGTTACATCGTCTGACAACCTGGTTTGACCCTGAAACTGCCGCG gtggTGACCATCCTGCTGGGGTTGTTCCAGGTGCTTCTGTCGGTTCCTCTGGGGTATGCCAGCATCCAAGCGCCCTTACTTTTCATCCTGCCTCTGGTCTTAGGAATCTTT ataGTTGCAGGAGGGTCGTTCACTGTGGCCAATGAGAGGAACCCGAGCAGACTGCTG CTCCGGGGCTGCGCGTGCAGTAACTTGGTCGGCCTGCTGGGGGCGACGCTGGCCTTCTGCCTGTACTGTTACAGGCTGAGCAAAATCCAAATCACAGAACCCTGCCCCCCCATCATCCATGACATGGACTACTATCGCTCAGCTCGAAAATGTCCCGGAGAAGTGCTGGCA GCTCACTGCTGGTGTctgatcctgctgctgctgctctacaCCACAGGAGCTGTGCTGATGCTCATCCTCCTGTCCGTGTCTGCTCTGAGAGCACTGAAAaaagactaa
- the vps37c gene encoding vacuolar protein sorting-associated protein 37C, giving the protein MEKLQDLSQSELQELLDTPERVESMALESDEIQNIQLEREMALASNRSLAEQNLDMRPRLETQKELLVERYSQLEVIRENYRQNCSLRDGMVGQVSPEAFFSRLQTEGGKTEEESEALADEFLEGSLPLDSFLERFLSLRSLAHRRRVQIEKLQEILRQRSEGIPTAMTSSMGSQDPAPSAWNQPTSTSTTTHQQQPSSAPQNPSQQTASSSVGGTAGLPYSPYPICPPNHPTAAAASSGPANPPSQFPPYPSSGSPFTPAGGFSGPRPAFGPPTSAACPYPSQPSFPAPHPGSAFGQYTPNQSGPAPYPASYSYGGYSYPTGPAYSSSQSPTGRPLYRPGHGVPQPYS; this is encoded by the exons ATGGAGAAGCTCCAGGAcctgagccaatcagagctgcaggagctcCTGGACACGCCAGAGAGGGTGGAGTCTATGGCTCTGGAGTCTGACGAG ATCCAGAACAtccagctggagagagagatggctcTGGCGTCAAACCGCAGCCTGGCTGAACAGAACCTTGACATGAGGCCTCGTCTGGAGACTCAGAAGGAGCTGCTAGTGGAGAGATACTCACAGTTGGAGGTCATCAGAGAAAACTACAGACAAAACTGCTCACTCAGAG atGGGATGGTCGGTCAGGTGTCTCCTGAAGCGTTTTTCTCCAGACTACAGACAGAGGGCGGCAaaacagaggaggagtcagag gctctAGCAGATGAGTTTCTGGAAGGTTCTCTGCCATTGGACTCCTTCCTGGAGCGTTTCCTGTCTCTGCGCTCACTCGCTCACAGGAGGCGGGTTCAGATCGAGAAGCTTCAGGAGATCCTGCGACAGAGGAGCGAGGGAATTCCAACcgccatgacatcatcaatggGCAGCCAGGACCCCGccccctcagcctggaatcaaCCAACGTCAACATCGACGACcacacatcagcagcagccaagCTCTGCTCCCCAGAACCCCTCGCAGCAGACCGCCTCCTCATCTGTAGGGGGCACAGCCGGCCTCCCCTACAGCCCCTACCCCATCTGCCCCCCCAACCAccccacagcagcagctgcGAGCTCCGGCCCAGCCAACCCCCCATCACAGTTTCCTCCGTACCCTAGTTCCGGTTCACCTTTCACCCCCGCAGGGGGCTTCTCTGGCCCCCGGCCAGCCTTCGGTCCCCCCACGTCAGCCGCCTGTCCCTACCCCAGCCAGCCCTCCTTCCCCGCTCCCCACCCTGGCTCGGCGTTTGGCCAGTACACTCCCAACCAGAGCGGCCCTGCCCCCTACCCCGCCTCCTACAGCTATGGGGGCTACAGCTACCCCACTGGCCCCGCCTACTCCAGCTCTCAGTCCCCCACAGGGAGGCCCCTGTACAGACCGGGGCACGGGGTCCCCCAGCCGTACTCCTga